In Stegostoma tigrinum isolate sSteTig4 chromosome 33, sSteTig4.hap1, whole genome shotgun sequence, one genomic interval encodes:
- the rsl24d1 gene encoding probable ribosome biogenesis protein RLP24, which produces MRIQKCYFCSAPVYPGHGMMFVRNDCKVFRFCRSKCHKNFKKKRNPRKARWTKAFRKSAGKELTVDNSFEFEKRRNVPVKYQRDLWSKSVVAMRRVEEIKEKRQARFIMNRLKKSKELQTKADIKEVKQNIHLIKAPHAERPRKLEEKMVHMLQEDLEMAEET; this is translated from the exons ATGCGCATCCAGAAGTGTTATTTCTGTTCGGCGCCCGTGTACCCGGGCCACGGCATGATGTTCGTCCGCAATGATTGTAAG GTTTTCAGATTCTGCAGATCAAAGTGTCATAAGAATTTTAAGAAGAAGCGTAACCCGAGAAAAGCCAGGTGGACGAAGGCCTTCCGGAAATCGGCTGGCAAAGAATTGACTGTG GATAACTCATTTGAATTTGAAAAACGTAGAAATGTGCCAGTCAAGTACCAGAGAGATCTATGGTCTAAGTCAG TTGTGGCAATGAGAAGAGTTGAGGAAATCAAAGAGAAGCGTCAAGCAAGGTTTATTATGAACAG GTTGAAAAAAAGCAAGGAGTTACAGACAAAGGCAGACATCAAAGAGGTCAAACAAAACATCCATCTCatcaaagctcctcatgcag AGAGACCAAGGAAACTGGAAGAAAAGATGGTACATATGTTACAAGAAGAtttggaaatggcagaagaaacTTAA